The following nucleotide sequence is from Streptomyces pactum.
CTACCGCCAGGTGGTGTACGCCTACCCCGGCGGTGGCGGCTCCTACGACGTGGTGACCACGAACCTCGGCCCGGGCGCCGGTCTGGTGGTCGCCTCCTCCCTGCTGGTCGACTACGTGATGACCGTGGCCGTCTCGGTCGCGGCGGGAGTGGACAACATCGTCTCCGCGGTGCCGGAGCTGGCCCCGCACCGGGTGGCGCTCGCGCTGGGCTTCGTGACCCTCCTGGCCGCGGTGAACCTGCGCGGGGTACGCGAGTCGGGACGGGCGTTCGCCGCTCCCACCTACCTCTTCGTCGGCGGTGTGCTGATCATGGTCGGCACCGGTCTGTTCCGCTACCTGGCCGGCGACGCCCCGGTCGCCGAGAGCGCCGCCTACGGCATCACCCCGCAACCGGGCGACGCCCACCTCACCGGCGCGGCGCTGCTGATGCTGGTCCTGCGCGCCTTCTCCAGCGGCTGCACCGCCCTCACCGGCGTGGAGGCGATCGCCAACGGCGTGCCCGCCTTCCGCAGGCCCAAGGCCCGCAACGCGGCGACCACCCTGGCCGTGATGGGGGCCGTCGCGACCACGATGTTCATCGGCGTCACCGCCCTCGCCCTCGTCGCGAAGGTGCACGTCGCCTCGGACCCCTGCCGGCTCACCGGTGCGGACACCGGCACCGGCTGCTCCGACCACCCCCAGCGCACCGTGATCGCCCAGCTCGCGGCGGCCGTCTTCGGGGGCGAGCACAGCGTGGGCTTCTACACCGTCCAGGCCGCGACCGCGCTGGTGCTGATCCTGGCGGCGAACACCGCCTTCAACGGGTTCCCCCTGCTCGGCTCGGTCCTGGCACGGCACCGCTATCTGCCGCGCCAGCTGCACAGCCGGGGCGACCGGCTGGCGTTCTCCAACGGCATCATCGCCCTGGCCCTGGTGGCCGGGCTGCTGCTGTGGGGGTACCGGGCCGCCGTCACCGACCTGATCCACCTCTACATCCTGGGCGTGTTCACCTCGTTCACGCTCTCCCAGACGGGCATGGTCCGGCACTGGAACCGGCGGCTGCGCACCGAGCGCGACCCGGCGGCCCGCCGGCGTGGCCGCGCCGCCCGCGCCGTCAACGCCACGGGTGCGGTCATCACCGGCCTGGTCCTGGTCGTCGTGCTGGCCACCAAGTTCACCGAAGGCGCCTGGCTCGCGGTGCTCGCCGCCGCCGTGCTGTGGCTGACGATGCGCGGCATCCGGCGCCACTACGACGCCACCGCCGCCGAACTGGCGGTCACCGACCCGGGCGCCGACCTGGCCCCGCCGTCCCGGGTGCTGGCGATCGTGCTGGTGTCCACCGTCCACAAGCCGACCCTGCGCGCGCTGGCCTACGCCCGCGCCTTCCACCCCGACCGGCTGGAGGCCCTCACCGTCGCCGTCGACCGGGACGACACGCGCGTCCTGGAACGCCGGTGGAGACAGCTGGACATCGACGTGCCGCTGACCGTCCTGGACTCCCCGTACCGGGAGGTCACCCGGCCGGTGGTGGAGTACGTCCGCTCCCTCCGCCGCGACAGCCCGCGCGACGTGGTCGCCGTCTTCATCCCCCAGTACGTGGTGGGTCACCGGTGGGAGAACCTGCTGCACAACCAGTCGGTGCTCTGGCTGAAGGGCCGGCTGCTCCTCACCCCCGGGGTGACGGTGACCAGCGTCCCGTGGCAGCTCACCTCCTCCGCCCGAGCCGACCGGCCCGCCGCCCACGCGCCGGGTGCGGTCCGCCGGGGCCGGCCGCGGCGCTGACACCGCCGCCGAGCTGACACCGCAGGCACGGACACCGCCGCAGCGGCCCGGCGGCCCGTTACGCGTACCGGTCCGGCACCCCGCGGGCCCGCGCACCGCCGCGTCCGGCCCGGCGCGCCGTGACCGCCCCGGGCCCCGGCGGCGCCGGAGCCGCGCCGCGCGCCCCCTGCGCCACCCGGGACCTGCCGCCCGCCGAGGGGTCCCGAACCGGCCGCGACGTCACGGTGCCGCGCCCGCCGGGGCGCCGGAGCCGCCGGCCGCGACGGACGGGTGCGGCGGCGCGGTGGCCGGGACACCGGCCGGGCGCATACGGGCGAACTCCTCGCGCAGCACCGGCACCACCTCCCCGCCGAGGAGGTCGAGCTGCTCCAGCACCGTCTTCAGCGGCAGCCCCGCGTGGTCCATCAGGAACAACTGGCGCTGGTAGTCGCCGACCGCCTCGCGGAAGCCGAGGGTGCGCTCGACGACCTGCTGCGGGGAGCCGACGGTCAGCGGCGTCTGCTCGGTGAAGTCCTCCAGCGAGGGCCCGTGCCCGTAGACGGGGGCGTTGTCGAAGTACGGCCGGAACTCCCGCACCGCGTCCTGGGAGTTCGGCCGCATGAACGCCTGCCCGCCGAGGCCGACGATCGCCTGCTCGGCGGTGCCGTGACCGTAGTGCGCGAACCGCTGCCGGTAGAGCCCGACCATCTGACGGGTGTGGGACATGGGCCAGAAGATGTTGTTGTGGAAGAAACCGTCGCCGTAGTACGCGGCCTGCTCGGCGACCTCCGGGGAGCGGATCGAGCCGTGCCACACGAACGGCGGTACGCCGTCCAGCGGCCGGGGCGTGGAGGTGAAGCCCTGCAGCGGTGTGCGGAACTTCCCCTCCCAGTCCACCACGTCCTCCCGCCACAGCCGGTGGAGGAGCGCGTAGTTCTCGATCGTCAGCGGGATGCCCTGCCGGATGTCCTGGCCGAACCAGGGGTACACCGGGCCGGTGTTGCCGCGGCCCAGCATCAGGTCCATCCGCCCGTCCGCGAGGTGCTGGAGGTAGGCGTAGTCCTCGGCGATCTTCACCGGGTCGTTGGTGGTGATGAGCGTGGTCGAGGTGGACAGGGTGATCCGCTCGGTGCGGGCGGCGAGGTACCCCAGGAGGGTGGTGGGCGACGACGGCACGAAGGGCGGGTTGTGGTGCTCCCCGGTCGCGAAGACGTCCAGCCCCACCTCCTCCGCCTTCAGGGCGATGGCGACGGTCGCCTTGATGCGCTCGTGCTCGCTCGGGGTGCGGCCGGTGGTGGGATCGGTGGTCACATCACCGACCGTGAAGATGCCGAATTGCATGATGGACCACTTCCAGCGTCTGCGTGTTCGGGCGGTACCGGTCCGACGGACCCGGCCGGGTTCCCCTCGGTCTCCCCGCGCCCGCCGGTGCGGCCGTCCGGCCCCCGGCCCGCGTGCGCACCCTCCCACCATGGCACGCGACCCCGTCCGGCGGCATGTCGGAGGTCCCTCGCCCCCCGGGCCCGGCCCCCACCCCGGACGCCGGGCGGGGATCGGGGGGGCGGCACGGCCCGCCGAGGACGGACCCGTGGCCCGGACCGGTGGCCCGGACCCGTGGGCCGCCGGTCCGTGCCGGTACCGCCCGGCCGGGGTACCCGCCCGGCGGGCGCCGCCCGGCGCCGCACCCCGATGCACCCGCTGCCGAAGGGAGCCGTTGCCATGGGAACCCCCGGTGACCTGCCCGCACCCCAGCAGGGCCTGGTCCTCACCCACTTCCTGACCGTGCGTGATGTCGCGGTGTCGAGAAGCTTCTACGCCGAGATCCTCGGCGGCGAGGTGGTCCTGGAGGAGAACCCGGCCATCGTCAAGGTGGCCAACAGCTGGATCATCATGAACCCCGGCGGGGGCCCCACGCCCGACAAGCCCGGTGTCACCCTGGCACCGCCCGAGGAGGGGCGGGCCGAGTCCGGCTTCCTCAACGTCCGGGTCGCCGACATCGCCTCCTTCTACGCCGGTGCCCGGGCCAAGGGCGCCCGGTTCCTCACCGAGCCGCTGGACCGCAAGGCGGAACTGCGCTGCTACCTCCGGGACCCGGACGGCTACCTCATCGAGGTCGGCCAGGCGACCGGCATGCTCCGGGGCGTCTTCGCCGATCCACCGGCCGGACCGTCCGCCGGGCCGGGCTGAATGGGCTGACCGGGCCGACCGGACCGCCGGTGGCCGGTTCGCCCGGCCGGTGCCGGTCGTGGCCGTACCGGCGCGGCGGTGCGCCGGCGCCCGTGCCGCCGCCCGCGGGGCCACCGTGCCGGACGGCCAGGGGCGGCCGGGACGGTCGCGGGCGGTCAGGGGGTGCGCAGCCGGCGGGTGAGATCGGCGAGGTTCAGCAGCAGCTGCCGGATCAGCTTCCCGGCCGTCTCGTCGGTCAGCCGCCCGTCCTCGTCGAACCGCTCGTGCGCGCGGCCGACCAGGACCTCGGGCTGGAGCACCGTGTAACTGCTGTTGTAGGCCAGGGCCTGCCGGAGCTGGACCTGGGCGCGGGCGGTGGCCGTCATCCCCGGGGTCGCCCCCATGATCGCCACCGGCTTGTCCTGGAGTGCCGACGAGCGCGGCGGGCGGGAGGCCCAGTCCAGGGCGTTCTTGAGCACCCCGGGGATGCCCTGCTGGTACTCCGGGGTGGCGATCAGCAGCGCGTCCGCGTCCGCGATCGCGCGCTTGAAGGCGGCGACCGGCTCCGGGTCGCCGCGCTCCTCCACGTCGTAGTTGTAGAGCGGGATGTCCTTGAGGTCGAAGACGCCGATGCTCATCCGCTCGGGCGCGAGCTCCCGGGCGGCCTCCAGCAGCATGCGGTTGTACGAGCCGGTGCGCAGACTGCCCGCGAATCCGAGCACGCGTGTGGCGCCACCGTCCATGTGTTCCTCCCGTTCGCGGCGCCCGGGCCGCCGGCCACCGTGCGCGCGCACCGTGCCGGTGTCCCGGGGCGGGCGGGCCCGGCACCGGTTGCCGCCGGGGACCCGCGGACGAACCCCCCGCGGACTTCACAGGATGGCCCGGCCCGCCGCGGGGCGCCACCACGGGCGCCCCTCCGGGCCCGGCGCGGGCCGGGGCAAGGGGCCTGGACCGCTCCGGGCGGGGCGGCCGCCGGACCGGTCCCCGGGCGGGCGCCTGCCGGGACCCCGTCCGGCCCGTCCGGCGGCGACCGGAGCCGGGAGCGGCGCGCGGAGTTCGCCGTTACGCTGGGACGAGTTCGTCCGGGGCCCCGAAGGGACGCCCGGCGCGCCACCCACCCGGCGCCGCACAGCCGCCCGGGACGCGGCCCCGGGCCGTCCGCCGGGAGCGCCGAAGACAGCGGAACGGTGAGCAGGATGACGAAACTGGCGATCATCAGCGGCGGCCTGCGGGAGCCGTCCTCGACCCGGCTCCTGGCCAACCGCCTCGAAGGCGCGGTCCGCGGCGAACTGGAGGGCCTGGGCCACAGCGTCGGGACGAGCTTCGTGGAACTGCGCCCGCTGGGCCACGCCGTCATGGACGCGATGCTGTCGGGATTCCCCTCCGCGCCCCTTGAGGAAGCGTTCGAGACGGTCGCCGGCGCCGACGGCGTCATCGCGGTCACCCCGGCCTTCAACGCCTCCTTCAGCGGGCTGTTCAAGTCCTTCTTCGACGTGCTGCCGGAGGCCACGCTGGCCGACATGCCGGTGCTCATCGCCGCCACCGGCGGCACCGAGCGGCACTCCCTGGTGCTGGAGCACGCCCTGCGGCCGATGTTCTCCTATCTGCACGCGATCGTCTCCCCGCGCGGTGTGTACGCCGCGACCAGTGACTTCGGCTCCGAGGAGGCCCGCCCGGGCGGCGCCCTCCAGGACCGCGTGAAGGCCGCGTCGGCCGACTACGCCCGGCTGGTCCAGGGGTGCGGGAGCCGCCGGCGGCGTGACCCCTTCACCGCCGACCTGGTGTCGATGGACCAGCTGCTGGGCGACTCCTGACGCCCCGGCGGTGGCCGGCGCAGCGGGACGGCGCCGAGGCAGGTGCGCCGGAGGTACCCGCCGACGGCCGGCCCCGCCGCGCCGACGCCGAAGCGGCCGGTACGCCACGGCGCGTCTCCGGCCCCGCCGTGGAGTCCCCGGCAGCGGGCGCCGCCGGGACGGCCGGCCGGCGCGGACCCGCCGGTCCTGGCGCCCCGGCCCGGCCCGCGGTCGCCCGGAGGCCGGGAGCCGCCCTCCCGCCGAGGACCCGCCGCACCACCGGCCCGCCGTGCCAGAATGAGGCCGCCGCCCGCCCCTTCCCAGCCACCGAGGTCGTCCGTGCCCGAGTCCGCCGCCCGCGAGCCCCGGCGGAGCCACGCGCGGTCCAACCGGGCCCGCATCCTGGCCACCGCGCGCAGGGAGCTGGGCCGGAACCCCGACATCACCCTGGAGGAGCTGGCCCGGGCCTCCGGCGTCGTGCGGCGCACCCTCTTCGGCCACTTCCCGGGCCGCGCGGCGCTGCTGGAGGCGCTCGCCGAGGAGGCGTCGGACACCTTGCGGCGCGCGGTGGCGGCCGGTTCCCGGCCCGCGGAGCCCGCCGAGCGGGCCCTGGCGCACCTCACCCTGGCCACCTGGCCGGTCGGGGACCGCTACCGGCTGCTGCTGGCCCTGGCCCGGCACGACCTGGGCGCCGAACGCGTGGCCGAGATCCTCCGGCCGGCCCGTGACGAGGTCACGGCCATCCTGGCGCGGGGGCAGCGGGACGGTGTCTTCCCCGCCCACCTGCCGCCCGCGGCGCTGAGCGCCGGCCTGGAGGCGATGGTGGTGGCCCTCCTGGAAGCGGTCAACAACGGCGCGCTGGAGGACGACGGCACCCGGGCCGCCGTCGCCACGCTGGTCGCCGCCGGGGTGGCGGAGCCACGGGCGCGTGCCGTGGTCGAGGACGTCGCCGGCGCGGCCACCGGCGAGCCCGTCGCGGCCCAGGCAGCCCCCGCCGCCGGGGCCGCCGACGCGGGCTGAGCCCCGCTCCCACGGACCGACCCGCCCGGCCCACCGGTACGAGTCGCCGACGGGCGACCGCACGCCGTGCCCCGGCCGGCCGCGGGCCCCACCTCGCCGGCAGCCCGCATCCGACACACGAACGGCCGCGCCCCGCCCGGCGAACAGCCCTCGCCCGGGAACGGCGCTCGCCCCGGTTCCGCCGGGCCTTCCGGCGCTCGCGGACGAGCCGCGCCCGGCGAACGGCCCTCCCGCCCCGGTTCCGCCGGGCCCTCTCCGGTGCCCACGAACGGCCCCTTCCGCCGCACCGCGACGGCCCCGCCCGCAGGGGCGCATCCCCGGTGGGGCCGTGCTCTGATGCCAGGAGGGGCGCACCCGGACCCGCACGACGGCGGGACCGGCCGCCCGCAGCGGTGCCCCGGAACCGACCCCGTACGGCCCATGGGACGGCCCCCGTACGGCCGCCGGGACCGCCCCCGCCCCGCACGTGGGCCTCCGCCGCACCGCGAACGCCCCCGCAGCGGGGGAGGAGCCCGCCCGGAGGCACCGCGGCCGGGAGTGCGACGGCGCCCCCACCCCGGGAAAGAGGCAGCCCACGGGAATATTTGCCCAACGATGGGCAAGAAAAGAAGCTGCACATCGACGGGCGAACGCATCTCGCTAGGAGTCTCCGGTGCCCTTCCTCGCACGCACACCTGTGGATCAGACCACCGGGCCGTACCCACGGCGCTGGTGGGCGCTGACCGTCCTCTGCCTGAGTCTGCTGATCGTGGTCATGGCGAACACATCGCTGATCGTGGCCGCGCCCGACATGACCGACGACCTGGGGCTGTCCGGCAGGGACCTGCAGTGGGTGATCGACGCCTACACCGTCCCGTACGCGGCGCTGATGCTGGTCCTGGGGTCGATCGGGGACAAGTACAGCCGCCGGGGCGCGCTCGTCACCGGTCTGGTGATCTTCGCGGGCGGTTCGGTGCTGGGAAGCCTGGTGGGGGAGACCGCGCTCGTCATCGCCTCCCGGGCGGTGATGGGCGTGGGTGCCGCCGTCGTCATGCCCGCCACCCTCTCGCTGCTGGTGGCGATCTTCCCCCGGCGGGAGCGGGCGCGGGCCATCACGGTCTGGACCGCCACCTCGGGCCTCGCCATCGCCGTCGGGCCGCTGGTCGCCGGGTGGCTGCTGGAGGACCACGCCTGGGGGTCCACCTTCCTGATCAACGTCCCGGTCGCGGTCGCCGCCGTCATCGGCGCCCTGGCCCTGGTCCCGCCGTCCCGGGCCGAGGGGATGGGCCGGATCGACCTCGTGGGCGGGCTGCTGTCCATCGTCTCCGTCGGCTGCCTGGTCTACGCGGCCATCGAGGGCCCGCACTTCGGCTGGGGCCCCGGGCCGGTCACCGCCGCCGTGGTCGCCGGCGCCGGCCTGCCGGCCTTCGTGGCCTGGGAGCTGAGGCACCCCCACCCCATGCTCCAGGTGCGCATGTTCCGGCGGCGTCCGTTCAGCGGGGCCATGCTGGCGGTGCTGTTCTTCTTCTTCGGCACCTTCGGCGCGATCTACTACGCCACCCAGTTCCTCCAGTTCGTCCTCGGGTACGACCCGCTGGAGACCGGCGTACGGCTGCTGCCGCTGGCCGGAGCCGTCTTCCTGGGCGCCGCGGTCACCGGGCGGCTGACCCCGCGGCTGGGCATGAAGCCGATGGTGACGGCCGGCATGGTGATCGGCACCGCCGGCGTCCTGCTGCTCACCCGGGTGGACGCGGACTCCGGCTACACGGACTTCCTGGCCCCGATGCTGCTGCTGGGCTTCGCCATCGGCCTGAGCGTCTCCCCGGCCACCGACACCATCATGGGCTCCTTCCCGGAGGCGGAGCTGGGCGTGGGCGGCGGCGCCAACGACACCTCCATGGAGCTGGGCGGCTCCCTCGGGATCGCGATCCTCGGCTCGCTGCTCGGCACCGCCTACGAGGACAAACTGACCGCCCTCTCCGGCGGCCGTCTCCCGGCCGCCGCGCTGGAGACCGCCAGGGAATCGGTGGGCGGCGGCCTCGCGGTCGCCGAGCAACTGGCGCGGAAACCGTCCGCCGGCCCCCGGCAGGCCCAGGCCCTGACCGACGCGGTGCACGAGGCGTTCGCCCACAGCGTCGCCCGGACCAGCCTCATCGGCGGCCTCGTGATGGCCGCCGGCACGCTCCTCGTCCTCCTCGTGCTGCCCCGGCGCGGGTCCGCCGGCCGCCACCGTCAGCAGGAGCCGGC
It contains:
- a CDS encoding LLM class flavin-dependent oxidoreductase, which gives rise to MQFGIFTVGDVTTDPTTGRTPSEHERIKATVAIALKAEEVGLDVFATGEHHNPPFVPSSPTTLLGYLAARTERITLSTSTTLITTNDPVKIAEDYAYLQHLADGRMDLMLGRGNTGPVYPWFGQDIRQGIPLTIENYALLHRLWREDVVDWEGKFRTPLQGFTSTPRPLDGVPPFVWHGSIRSPEVAEQAAYYGDGFFHNNIFWPMSHTRQMVGLYRQRFAHYGHGTAEQAIVGLGGQAFMRPNSQDAVREFRPYFDNAPVYGHGPSLEDFTEQTPLTVGSPQQVVERTLGFREAVGDYQRQLFLMDHAGLPLKTVLEQLDLLGGEVVPVLREEFARMRPAGVPATAPPHPSVAAGGSGAPAGAAP
- a CDS encoding CE1759 family FMN reductase yields the protein MTKLAIISGGLREPSSTRLLANRLEGAVRGELEGLGHSVGTSFVELRPLGHAVMDAMLSGFPSAPLEEAFETVAGADGVIAVTPAFNASFSGLFKSFFDVLPEATLADMPVLIAATGGTERHSLVLEHALRPMFSYLHAIVSPRGVYAATSDFGSEEARPGGALQDRVKAASADYARLVQGCGSRRRRDPFTADLVSMDQLLGDS
- a CDS encoding MFS transporter, with amino-acid sequence MPFLARTPVDQTTGPYPRRWWALTVLCLSLLIVVMANTSLIVAAPDMTDDLGLSGRDLQWVIDAYTVPYAALMLVLGSIGDKYSRRGALVTGLVIFAGGSVLGSLVGETALVIASRAVMGVGAAVVMPATLSLLVAIFPRRERARAITVWTATSGLAIAVGPLVAGWLLEDHAWGSTFLINVPVAVAAVIGALALVPPSRAEGMGRIDLVGGLLSIVSVGCLVYAAIEGPHFGWGPGPVTAAVVAGAGLPAFVAWELRHPHPMLQVRMFRRRPFSGAMLAVLFFFFGTFGAIYYATQFLQFVLGYDPLETGVRLLPLAGAVFLGAAVTGRLTPRLGMKPMVTAGMVIGTAGVLLLTRVDADSGYTDFLAPMLLLGFAIGLSVSPATDTIMGSFPEAELGVGGGANDTSMELGGSLGIAILGSLLGTAYEDKLTALSGGRLPAAALETARESVGGGLAVAEQLARKPSAGPRQAQALTDAVHEAFAHSVARTSLIGGLVMAAGTLLVLLVLPRRGSAGRHRQQEPAPSARDAENGDARNGGVRNGDAAR
- a CDS encoding APC family permease, with the translated sequence MLKRLVIGRALRSEELAETLLPKRLALPVFASDPLSSVAYATQEILLVLTLGGLAHLHFTPWIAAAVVVLMTVVVLSYRQVVYAYPGGGGSYDVVTTNLGPGAGLVVASSLLVDYVMTVAVSVAAGVDNIVSAVPELAPHRVALALGFVTLLAAVNLRGVRESGRAFAAPTYLFVGGVLIMVGTGLFRYLAGDAPVAESAAYGITPQPGDAHLTGAALLMLVLRAFSSGCTALTGVEAIANGVPAFRRPKARNAATTLAVMGAVATTMFIGVTALALVAKVHVASDPCRLTGADTGTGCSDHPQRTVIAQLAAAVFGGEHSVGFYTVQAATALVLILAANTAFNGFPLLGSVLARHRYLPRQLHSRGDRLAFSNGIIALALVAGLLLWGYRAAVTDLIHLYILGVFTSFTLSQTGMVRHWNRRLRTERDPAARRRGRAARAVNATGAVITGLVLVVVLATKFTEGAWLAVLAAAVLWLTMRGIRRHYDATAAELAVTDPGADLAPPSRVLAIVLVSTVHKPTLRALAYARAFHPDRLEALTVAVDRDDTRVLERRWRQLDIDVPLTVLDSPYREVTRPVVEYVRSLRRDSPRDVVAVFIPQYVVGHRWENLLHNQSVLWLKGRLLLTPGVTVTSVPWQLTSSARADRPAAHAPGAVRRGRPRR
- a CDS encoding TetR/AcrR family transcriptional regulator, with protein sequence MPESAAREPRRSHARSNRARILATARRELGRNPDITLEELARASGVVRRTLFGHFPGRAALLEALAEEASDTLRRAVAAGSRPAEPAERALAHLTLATWPVGDRYRLLLALARHDLGAERVAEILRPARDEVTAILARGQRDGVFPAHLPPAALSAGLEAMVVALLEAVNNGALEDDGTRAAVATLVAAGVAEPRARAVVEDVAGAATGEPVAAQAAPAAGAADAG
- a CDS encoding VOC family protein, whose translation is MGTPGDLPAPQQGLVLTHFLTVRDVAVSRSFYAEILGGEVVLEENPAIVKVANSWIIMNPGGGPTPDKPGVTLAPPEEGRAESGFLNVRVADIASFYAGARAKGARFLTEPLDRKAELRCYLRDPDGYLIEVGQATGMLRGVFADPPAGPSAGPG
- a CDS encoding NADPH-dependent FMN reductase, with the translated sequence MLGFAGSLRTGSYNRMLLEAARELAPERMSIGVFDLKDIPLYNYDVEERGDPEPVAAFKRAIADADALLIATPEYQQGIPGVLKNALDWASRPPRSSALQDKPVAIMGATPGMTATARAQVQLRQALAYNSSYTVLQPEVLVGRAHERFDEDGRLTDETAGKLIRQLLLNLADLTRRLRTP